A window of Vigna unguiculata cultivar IT97K-499-35 chromosome 4, ASM411807v1, whole genome shotgun sequence contains these coding sequences:
- the LOC114181038 gene encoding NADH dehydrogenase [ubiquinone] 1 beta subcomplex subunit 10-B-like, translating into MGRKKGYVEFDESPPDDFDPANPYKDPVAMLEMREYIVREKWIQIEKAKIIREKLRWCYRIEGINHLQKCRHLVNQYLESTRGIGWGKDGRHPSLHAPKVEPVEE; encoded by the exons ATGGGAAGGAAGAAGGGGTATGTGGAGTTCGACGAATCGCCTCCGGACGATTTCGATCCGGCGAATCCGTACAAGGACCCGGTGGCGATGCTGGAGATGAGGGAGTACATCGTGAGAGAGAAGTGGATTCAAATCGAGAAGGCCAAGATCATCAGAGAGAAGCTACGCTGGTGCTACCGCATCGAAGGCATCAACCACCTTCAGAAGTGCCGCCATCTCGTTAACCAGTACCTCGAATCCACTCGCGGTATCGGTTGGGGAAAGGACGGTCGCCATCCCTCTCTCCATG CTCCTAAGGTTGAGCCGGTTGAGGAATGA